A single genomic interval of Fructobacillus americanaquae harbors:
- a CDS encoding YeiH family protein: MRIEKKHVVGIVLAVVVSLFAQFLSRYLPQLGAESLAMIIGILLGNTIFAGNQYGAGVKWSEKYPIEIGIALLGSTLTFKTLSKLGLNGIAFIIINMILVIGIVFLLGKYLFKVDDHSTMLMGAGNAVCGSSAIAAVAPVIKAKDDNRRTAVATVSLTGMLLLLTLPSLSHFLFGNNDLLRGALVGGTVQSVGQVVGTASLINSNVVTFATLFKLLRVIMLVFVVVLFAYIAKRQNAKEAVEEDEKAKITILPWYIIVFAILLVVNSIMALPAPIHQFSHTVSTFFGVVNLAAIGLNLKWSVIKKSGVKFLSFGFLVGAVQVLLAVILIHLFF; this comes from the coding sequence ATGAGAATCGAGAAGAAGCATGTTGTTGGGATTGTCCTGGCAGTCGTGGTTTCGCTTTTTGCCCAATTTTTGAGTAGGTACTTACCGCAATTGGGTGCGGAAAGTTTGGCAATGATTATTGGGATTTTGCTGGGAAATACTATTTTTGCCGGTAACCAATATGGAGCTGGGGTTAAGTGGTCCGAAAAGTACCCGATTGAAATTGGGATTGCTTTGCTGGGCTCGACTTTGACCTTTAAAACGCTTTCCAAGTTAGGACTAAATGGGATCGCTTTTATCATTATTAATATGATCTTGGTGATTGGTATCGTATTTTTGTTGGGGAAGTACCTATTTAAGGTCGACGATCACAGCACGATGTTGATGGGTGCCGGAAATGCCGTCTGTGGCTCCAGTGCCATTGCTGCTGTTGCCCCGGTCATCAAGGCCAAGGATGACAATCGGCGTACGGCAGTCGCCACCGTTTCCTTGACGGGTATGCTGCTTTTGCTGACGTTGCCTAGTTTGTCACACTTCTTATTTGGTAATAATGATTTACTGCGTGGGGCCTTAGTTGGGGGGACTGTCCAGTCTGTCGGTCAGGTAGTTGGAACAGCCTCTTTGATTAATTCAAACGTTGTAACCTTTGCAACTCTGTTTAAGCTATTGCGGGTCATTATGCTGGTCTTCGTCGTTGTGTTGTTTGCTTACATCGCTAAGCGGCAAAATGCGAAAGAGGCGGTTGAAGAGGACGAAAAGGCTAAAATTACGATTTTACCTTGGTACATTATCGTCTTTGCCATCTTATTGGTCGTCAACTCAATCATGGCTTTGCCGGCCCCAATCCATCAATTTAGCCATACGGTGTCAACTTTCTTCGGCGTCGTCAACTTAGCTGCAATTGGTTTGAACCTAAAGTGGTCAGTTATCAAAAAAAGTGGTGTCAAGTTCCTCAGTTTCGGTTTCTTAGTTGGTGCGGTTCAAGTTCTGCTTGCCGTCATCTTAATTCATTTATTCTTTTAA
- a CDS encoding type 1 glutamine amidotransferase, whose product MHIHVLQHTPNEGPGSIARWSEKHGHQLTVHHPAHFRDVLPRAEEVDFLVILGGPMSPNDHLPWIAEERALIAQLMAQHKPIFGACFGAQQIAKVLGGKVLDAPYKEVGWAPVQRVSDCIPGLPERMEALHWHEQMFTIPDQAELLFSTALVKNQGFILGNIFGLQFHFEPEADNIREMVANDGEYANDAKNALHQTGATILAHGIPEENQEVMFRLLDYLAKQTN is encoded by the coding sequence ATGCACATTCATGTTTTGCAACATACACCGAACGAAGGACCAGGGAGCATTGCCCGTTGGTCAGAAAAACACGGTCATCAGCTGACCGTTCACCATCCAGCTCATTTTCGGGACGTTTTGCCAAGGGCAGAGGAGGTGGATTTTTTAGTAATTTTGGGTGGGCCCATGAGTCCCAACGATCATTTGCCGTGGATTGCTGAAGAGCGAGCGCTAATTGCACAATTAATGGCCCAGCATAAGCCAATTTTTGGAGCATGTTTTGGTGCTCAGCAAATTGCTAAGGTCCTTGGGGGTAAAGTTCTTGATGCTCCTTATAAGGAAGTTGGCTGGGCACCGGTTCAGCGAGTTAGTGATTGCATTCCGGGCTTACCAGAGAGGATGGAAGCGCTACATTGGCATGAACAGATGTTTACCATTCCTGACCAGGCCGAGTTGTTGTTCAGCACTGCTTTGGTTAAAAATCAGGGCTTTATCCTTGGGAACATTTTCGGATTGCAGTTCCACTTTGAACCGGAGGCGGATAACATCCGTGAAATGGTTGCTAATGACGGCGAGTATGCTAACGATGCTAAAAACGCTTTGCACCAAACTGGCGCAACTATTTTAGCTCATGGTATTCCTGAAGAGAATCAGGAAGTGATGTTTCGACTGTTGGACTATTTAGCTAAACAAACAAATTAA
- a CDS encoding ammonium transporter, which translates to MDSGSIAWVLTSAVLVWIMTPGLGLFYAGLGDKKNLLHTVGISVLLIGLATVVWALLGYSLSFGGSGSLIGNLHFWGLNHVSLSGSTRGLTIPDGAFAIFQGMFPIITVTIITGSVVGRMRLKSMLVFLTLWLLFIYAPLAHMVWDNGFLAKLGAIDFAGGTVVHISSGVTGLVLALILGPRNDQKPHQTNPIFVLVGGFLLWVGWFGFNSGSALAANNQAIVALINSWVASSAAVLSWGLIAYQIQKRVTLDGLVTGALAGLVAITPAAGYVKPWAAIVMGLIAGVLGFISITTIKNFFGYDDTLDAFGIHGIGGTVGALLTGVFADKNLPGSAAGLISGHWDLLGHQVIAVLVTLALVVIGTLVLAGITRVIAGPLRMDDTDESTGYDKLIHLLVIKD; encoded by the coding sequence ATGGATAGTGGAAGTATTGCTTGGGTCCTGACATCAGCGGTTTTGGTTTGGATCATGACCCCGGGTTTGGGATTGTTTTACGCAGGATTGGGTGATAAGAAAAACTTGTTGCATACGGTTGGCATCTCAGTATTACTGATTGGTCTAGCAACGGTAGTCTGGGCGTTGTTAGGCTATAGCTTGTCATTCGGTGGTTCTGGCTCGCTGATTGGAAACCTACATTTTTGGGGATTAAACCACGTTTCCCTGTCAGGGTCTACTCGCGGTTTGACCATTCCGGATGGTGCCTTTGCCATCTTCCAAGGAATGTTTCCAATTATCACGGTCACGATCATCACCGGCTCAGTTGTTGGGCGGATGCGTTTGAAGTCAATGTTAGTTTTCCTAACATTATGGTTACTTTTCATTTACGCTCCCCTTGCCCACATGGTTTGGGATAACGGGTTCTTAGCTAAGTTGGGGGCGATCGATTTTGCGGGAGGAACAGTTGTTCACATTTCTTCTGGTGTTACAGGTTTGGTATTAGCCTTGATTCTCGGCCCACGGAACGATCAAAAGCCACACCAAACAAACCCAATTTTCGTCTTAGTTGGTGGTTTCTTACTCTGGGTTGGTTGGTTCGGCTTCAACTCTGGTTCAGCTTTGGCTGCCAACAACCAAGCCATTGTAGCGTTGATTAATTCATGGGTGGCTTCCTCAGCAGCTGTTCTTTCGTGGGGGTTGATTGCCTACCAGATCCAAAAGAGGGTAACACTCGATGGATTGGTCACTGGCGCTTTAGCAGGTCTGGTCGCCATTACGCCAGCAGCTGGTTATGTAAAACCATGGGCAGCGATTGTTATGGGCTTGATTGCCGGGGTCCTTGGCTTTATCAGCATCACAACAATTAAGAACTTCTTCGGTTACGATGATACATTGGATGCCTTTGGTATTCATGGAATTGGCGGTACCGTTGGCGCTCTTCTGACCGGTGTTTTCGCTGATAAAAACTTGCCTGGTAGTGCCGCTGGTTTAATTTCTGGCCACTGGGACTTACTTGGTCATCAGGTCATTGCCGTTTTGGTAACACTTGCTTTGGTCGTTATTGGAACACTCGTTTTGGCCGGTATTACCCGCGTTATCGCTGGGCCATTACGAATGGACGACACCGATGAAAGTACTGGATACGACAAATTAATCCACTTACTTGTAATTAAAGACTAA
- the epsC gene encoding serine O-acetyltransferase EpsC, with the protein MFDTADDFIRRDPALQYRYQVLLFHTGYKAVRVYRKSHYLWTHGHPFLAQLLATHSKRKTGIDIHPGATIGKNLVIDHGVNVVIGEETVIGDDVTIYQGVTLGARCAVKDGVRRHPTIGDRVLIGAGAKVIGNIHIGQDSKIGANAVVLQDILAGQTVVGIPARVVS; encoded by the coding sequence ATGTTTGACACTGCTGATGATTTTATTCGACGTGATCCTGCTTTACAATACCGTTATCAGGTTTTACTTTTCCATACTGGTTATAAGGCTGTCAGGGTTTATCGCAAAAGCCACTATCTCTGGACGCATGGCCATCCATTCTTGGCTCAGCTGCTGGCAACACATAGTAAGAGAAAAACCGGGATTGATATCCATCCCGGCGCAACAATTGGCAAAAATTTGGTCATTGACCATGGGGTCAATGTTGTGATTGGTGAGGAAACTGTAATTGGAGATGATGTAACAATTTATCAGGGTGTTACACTAGGGGCTCGTTGTGCTGTTAAGGATGGTGTACGACGTCATCCGACTATTGGCGACCGAGTCTTAATCGGTGCAGGTGCAAAGGTAATTGGCAACATTCATATTGGCCAGGATAGTAAAATCGGAGCCAATGCCGTCGTTTTGCAAGATATTCTTGCTGGTCAAACCGTTGTGGGGATCCCTGCCCGTGTTGTTAGTTAA
- a CDS encoding zinc ribbon domain-containing protein → MAMTDEDRARKEGITQDGVTKIDYMASILFFWVKGYVEVDNRVIKVQRQNTIAHIIPAGEDKQVFRLDNVQGSSQHTSYKLFNFIVGALIAFFGVESLGSNAVLGIVLAVFGVIFFLNGIVTELVINGNGSNYFVGVTLFDKQKVIDINQKIQEALIYGQDAHDNNRVMANANMNSQAMIDAIRDQNNHSTEAQEDAQKQRTTFCSQCGAKIDGQAKFCPSCGAPRG, encoded by the coding sequence ATGGCAATGACTGATGAAGATCGGGCACGTAAAGAAGGTATTACACAAGATGGTGTAACAAAGATTGATTACATGGCTTCGATCCTGTTTTTTTGGGTAAAGGGTTATGTAGAAGTTGACAACCGGGTAATTAAGGTTCAACGCCAGAACACGATTGCACATATTATCCCAGCTGGAGAAGACAAGCAGGTTTTCCGTTTGGACAACGTCCAGGGATCAAGCCAACACACTAGTTACAAGCTCTTCAACTTTATTGTTGGAGCGTTGATTGCCTTTTTTGGTGTTGAAAGCCTTGGTAGCAATGCTGTTTTGGGAATTGTTTTAGCAGTGTTTGGTGTTATCTTCTTCTTAAACGGAATCGTGACGGAATTGGTGATCAATGGAAATGGTTCTAACTATTTTGTTGGTGTCACGCTGTTCGATAAGCAAAAGGTTATCGACATCAATCAAAAAATCCAAGAGGCTTTGATCTATGGTCAAGATGCTCATGATAACAATCGAGTGATGGCTAACGCTAACATGAACTCGCAAGCAATGATTGATGCCATTCGCGATCAGAATAACCATTCGACCGAAGCTCAAGAAGATGCCCAGAAACAAAGAACCACTTTCTGTAGCCAATGTGGCGCTAAGATTGATGGTCAAGCTAAGTTCTGCCCTTCATGTGGTGCACCACGGGGCTGA
- the proB gene encoding glutamate 5-kinase yields the protein MADWQKIVVKVGTSTIVDLDGQIKYPVVNRLAQTLSTLQKDGHQVLLVTSGAIGVALNQMNLHQRPKEIPQQQALAAIGQGYLMSLYHQSFAFYQQQVGQVLLTYDVFDNPAMLENTTNAIETLFDQGVIPIINENDVIAVDELDHQHSFGDNDRLAALVAKQIQADGLIILSDVDALYTANPNIDLNAKPIHRVEAITETLWLSATGSTSGLGTGGMSTKLAAADLTIKNGQKMALVNGNDPANILAVIAGDEIGTLFEE from the coding sequence ATGGCAGACTGGCAGAAAATCGTTGTAAAAGTTGGAACAAGTACCATTGTGGACCTGGATGGGCAAATCAAATATCCGGTTGTGAATCGTTTAGCCCAAACACTCTCGACCCTACAAAAAGATGGTCACCAGGTGCTATTGGTGACCTCTGGTGCCATTGGCGTCGCTTTAAACCAGATGAATTTGCACCAGCGGCCAAAGGAAATCCCACAGCAACAAGCACTCGCGGCCATTGGACAGGGTTATTTAATGTCTTTATACCACCAAAGCTTTGCCTTCTATCAGCAACAAGTTGGACAGGTTCTTTTGACTTATGACGTCTTTGACAATCCAGCGATGCTGGAAAATACCACCAATGCTATTGAAACTCTTTTTGACCAGGGGGTCATTCCAATCATTAACGAAAACGATGTCATTGCCGTTGATGAGTTGGATCACCAACACTCATTTGGTGATAACGACCGTTTGGCTGCATTAGTTGCAAAACAAATTCAGGCGGATGGTTTAATCATTTTGAGTGATGTCGATGCACTTTATACAGCTAATCCGAATATTGATTTGAATGCTAAACCCATTCATCGAGTTGAGGCGATTACGGAAACACTTTGGCTTAGTGCAACGGGCTCAACTTCCGGTTTGGGCACTGGTGGTATGAGTACTAAGTTAGCAGCAGCTGATTTAACGATCAAAAATGGCCAAAAAATGGCCTTGGTGAACGGCAATGACCCGGCTAACATCCTTGCTGTGATTGCAGGAGACGAAATTGGGACACTTTTTGAGGAATAG
- a CDS encoding glutamate-5-semialdehyde dehydrogenase, whose amino-acid sequence MITVEKIGQQAQAAAQVVAQLSIEDRNQILLSMAEALREQKLAIMAANQADLDHAATLSGPMRNRLTLDDATIEDIATSLAAVANLADPLAGPNENWKHPSGFQIIKKPVPLGVVAMVYEARPNVTVDAAALTFKSGNAVILRGGKEAIHSNIALAQVLRSVLTDHQLNPNIIQLITDTTHDSVNDLLHLRQYVDVLIPRGSGSFIDFVVTNATVPVIETGAGNTHIFVDEDADQDQAIKVIVNAKTQKPAVCNSAEKLLIHEKIAAEFLPKVTSSLIEAGVELRGDDRAVAIDDRLSLATAADWDTEYNDLIMAIKIVPVIDDAIDWINAHTTHHSETILGQNPQHVADFMNQVDAAVVYQNVSSRFTDGFEFGFGAEIGISTQKLHARGPMGLKALTTIKYEVFGDGQTRH is encoded by the coding sequence ATGATAACAGTTGAAAAAATTGGTCAACAGGCGCAAGCAGCAGCACAAGTTGTTGCACAATTATCAATAGAAGATCGAAACCAAATTCTATTGTCGATGGCTGAAGCCCTGCGAGAGCAAAAATTAGCTATCATGGCAGCGAACCAAGCGGATCTAGATCATGCAGCAACGCTTTCTGGCCCAATGCGTAATCGCCTAACACTTGATGATGCAACGATTGAGGACATTGCTACTTCTTTGGCTGCCGTGGCAAACCTGGCGGATCCCTTGGCCGGCCCTAACGAAAACTGGAAACATCCATCCGGGTTCCAGATTATCAAGAAGCCCGTTCCACTTGGAGTTGTGGCAATGGTCTACGAAGCCCGCCCGAATGTGACGGTTGATGCAGCTGCTTTAACGTTTAAATCAGGAAACGCTGTGATCTTACGTGGCGGTAAAGAAGCAATCCATTCGAATATCGCCTTGGCCCAGGTGCTACGTTCCGTGCTGACAGACCACCAGTTAAACCCCAATATCATTCAATTAATCACTGATACAACCCATGATTCTGTTAACGACTTGCTCCATCTTCGTCAATATGTAGATGTTTTAATTCCGCGTGGTTCTGGCAGCTTTATTGACTTTGTGGTGACGAATGCTACTGTACCAGTTATTGAAACTGGGGCAGGTAATACGCACATCTTTGTGGATGAAGATGCCGACCAGGATCAGGCAATCAAGGTGATTGTCAATGCGAAGACGCAAAAGCCTGCTGTCTGCAATTCAGCCGAAAAACTACTAATTCATGAAAAAATTGCCGCTGAATTTTTACCGAAGGTGACTTCATCTTTAATTGAAGCCGGGGTTGAACTACGTGGCGATGATCGGGCTGTGGCAATTGATGATCGTCTTTCATTAGCAACAGCGGCTGATTGGGATACAGAATACAATGACTTAATTATGGCAATTAAGATTGTGCCCGTTATCGATGACGCCATCGATTGGATTAACGCGCATACGACTCACCATTCTGAAACAATTCTCGGGCAAAATCCGCAGCATGTTGCTGATTTTATGAACCAAGTTGATGCTGCGGTGGTCTATCAAAACGTTTCGAGTCGCTTTACGGATGGCTTTGAATTCGGTTTTGGTGCCGAAATCGGTATTTCAACGCAAAAGTTACACGCTCGTGGGCCAATGGGCTTGAAAGCATTAACGACGATTAAGTATGAAGTTTTTGGTGATGGTCAAACACGTCATTAA
- a CDS encoding ClC family H(+)/Cl(-) exchange transporter, with amino-acid sequence MQKNTFHFNTNRLMVIINGTLVGFLTGIVVSIFRMSIEHSLSWWRDMYTYIRNNHWSVLVVAIFINLAIGLIVAVLVKKEPNIAGSGIPQVEGQLMDQLHLNYFSILWRKFVAGILAIGSGLMLGREGPSIQLGAAVGQGVAETIKADHSQKKSLIAAGAASGLAAAFNAPLAGVMFVLEEIYHSFSPVIWLGALAGAVMADAISTIVFGQTPVLAVGQLPIIPVRLYGLLLILGLMLGLLGFLYQKTLLASQKIYQWTHLPKYLNGMIPLILVIPLGIFWSNGLGGGNNLVLALGNHVPGIKILLAMVLVRFIFSMISYGSGLPGGIFLPILTLGALNGAIIGQVFVMFGWVSASYLIDFVVIGMAAYFAAIGKAPFTAIILIIEMVGSVTHVLPLAFVSLVAYLVVDLCNGAPIYESLLNRLLQNQEGNGSQQLITLEVPVLAGTVLEDHEIRNVDQLSHSLITMVKRSNQSLLPAGDLILRPGDIIYVRTARAESERIRAALLLKM; translated from the coding sequence ATGCAAAAAAACACCTTTCATTTTAATACAAATCGATTGATGGTCATTATTAATGGGACTCTGGTTGGTTTTTTGACCGGAATCGTAGTATCCATCTTTCGAATGAGCATTGAACATTCACTTTCATGGTGGCGTGATATGTATACATATATTCGAAACAACCACTGGTCAGTCCTTGTCGTCGCTATTTTTATTAATTTAGCAATTGGGCTAATTGTCGCAGTGCTAGTTAAAAAAGAGCCCAACATCGCCGGTTCTGGGATTCCTCAGGTTGAAGGGCAGTTAATGGATCAATTGCATTTAAATTATTTCTCGATTCTATGGCGAAAATTTGTTGCGGGTATTTTAGCCATTGGTTCGGGCTTGATGTTGGGACGTGAAGGACCATCGATTCAACTTGGGGCTGCCGTCGGACAAGGTGTTGCCGAAACCATCAAGGCTGACCATAGTCAAAAAAAGTCACTGATTGCGGCTGGTGCAGCATCTGGTTTGGCTGCTGCCTTTAATGCACCGTTAGCCGGCGTGATGTTTGTTTTGGAAGAAATTTACCATAGTTTCTCACCAGTAATCTGGCTGGGTGCGCTAGCTGGTGCCGTAATGGCCGATGCAATTTCCACGATTGTGTTCGGCCAGACACCAGTTTTGGCGGTTGGACAATTGCCAATTATTCCGGTACGGCTCTATGGCCTGCTATTGATTTTGGGACTCATGCTTGGTTTGCTTGGCTTTTTATACCAAAAAACGCTTTTGGCCAGCCAGAAAATCTACCAATGGACACACCTACCAAAATATCTGAACGGAATGATTCCGCTGATATTAGTCATTCCTTTGGGGATTTTTTGGTCGAACGGCCTGGGCGGGGGAAATAATTTGGTCTTGGCGCTTGGCAACCATGTTCCAGGCATCAAAATTTTATTGGCCATGGTACTGGTTCGCTTTATCTTTTCGATGATCAGTTACGGCTCGGGCCTTCCCGGAGGAATCTTTTTGCCAATTTTGACACTTGGTGCCCTAAATGGTGCTATAATTGGCCAGGTCTTTGTCATGTTTGGTTGGGTCTCTGCGTCTTACCTCATTGATTTCGTGGTGATTGGTATGGCTGCTTATTTTGCAGCCATCGGGAAAGCACCCTTTACGGCCATTATCCTGATTATTGAAATGGTCGGTTCTGTGACCCACGTTTTGCCATTGGCCTTTGTCAGTTTAGTGGCTTACCTAGTGGTTGATTTGTGCAATGGTGCGCCAATCTATGAATCCTTGTTGAACCGTCTTTTGCAAAATCAGGAAGGCAATGGCAGCCAGCAACTGATCACCTTGGAAGTGCCCGTTTTGGCCGGGACAGTTTTAGAGGATCACGAAATTCGCAATGTTGACCAGCTCAGTCACAGCTTAATTACAATGGTGAAGCGGAGCAACCAAAGCTTACTGCCTGCTGGGGACCTAATTTTACGTCCGGGAGATATTATCTACGTTCGAACAGCACGAGCTGAATCTGAAAGGATTCGGGCAGCGCTTCTATTAAAAATGTAA
- the rfbB gene encoding dTDP-glucose 4,6-dehydratase codes for MRYQKILVTGGAGFIGTNFVRYLLEHYQGVEITVLDKLTYSGNLENLADLSTKRLNVVVGDVCDASLVCQLVQSVDAVINFAAESHNDNSLADPRPFLDTNIIGTYTLLEAVRKYHVFYHHVSTDEVFGDLSIDSTARFQEESRYQPSSPYSATKASSDHLVRAWVRSFGIQATISNSSNNYGPYQYVEKLIPRTIATIISGANPQVFGSGKQVRDWLHVTDHVRGLLAVLEKGESGQTYLFSANCQLSNLTVLQKIMRQLGQDPSNIVHVADRPGHDQRYALDASHTMAALDWHPVVTDFDAGLEETIAWYQNHQDWWQQAHSIVEAKYLKEGR; via the coding sequence ATGCGCTATCAGAAAATACTTGTAACGGGAGGGGCTGGTTTTATTGGCACGAACTTCGTTCGTTATCTGCTGGAACATTATCAGGGAGTTGAAATCACCGTTTTAGATAAGTTAACTTACTCCGGAAATCTAGAAAATTTGGCTGATTTGTCAACCAAGCGATTAAATGTGGTGGTCGGAGATGTTTGTGACGCTTCCTTGGTTTGCCAGCTGGTTCAGAGTGTCGACGCAGTGATTAACTTTGCGGCGGAAAGTCATAATGATAATTCTTTAGCCGATCCCAGGCCATTTTTGGATACGAATATTATTGGTACTTATACGTTGCTGGAAGCAGTTCGCAAATACCATGTTTTTTACCACCATGTTTCGACGGATGAGGTTTTTGGTGACTTATCAATTGATTCAACAGCGAGGTTTCAAGAAGAATCGCGCTATCAACCTTCGTCACCATATTCGGCAACCAAGGCCAGTTCTGATCATCTGGTTCGGGCTTGGGTCCGCTCTTTTGGTATTCAGGCCACGATTTCAAACTCGTCGAATAACTATGGACCTTATCAATATGTTGAAAAGCTAATTCCGCGGACGATTGCCACCATTATCAGTGGTGCAAACCCTCAGGTATTTGGTTCGGGAAAGCAGGTGCGCGATTGGTTACACGTAACCGACCACGTTCGGGGATTGTTAGCTGTGCTGGAAAAGGGGGAAAGTGGCCAAACCTATCTTTTTTCGGCGAATTGTCAACTGAGTAATTTAACGGTTTTGCAAAAAATAATGCGCCAGCTCGGCCAAGATCCGTCGAATATTGTGCATGTTGCTGATCGCCCTGGTCATGATCAGCGTTATGCCTTGGACGCCAGTCACACGATGGCAGCTCTTGACTGGCACCCGGTGGTGACTGATTTTGATGCTGGTTTAGAAGAAACAATTGCTTGGTACCAAAATCACCAAGATTGGTGGCAGCAGGCACACTCGATTGTCGAAGCTAAGTACCTGAAGGAAGGACGTTAA